A stretch of Gadus chalcogrammus isolate NIFS_2021 chromosome 9, NIFS_Gcha_1.0, whole genome shotgun sequence DNA encodes these proteins:
- the LOC130388738 gene encoding fatty acyl-CoA reductase 1-like translates to MVSIPEYYAGKNVLITGATGFMGKVLLEKLLRSCPQVRSVYVMVRPKAGQSPQTRIADVINSKLFDRLQEEQPDFAEKIIAVNSDLTQKDLNLSKEDQATLAEHIHIVFHWAATVRFNEPLKDAFQLNVLATQKMVTLAHSMKHLEVFLHVSTAYANCDRELIEEVVYTPPVDYRKLIESLDWMDEKMVSALTPKLLGKRPNTYTFTKALAEHLVQQEAGSLNVAIVRPSIVGASWKEPFPGWIDNFNGPSGIFIAAGKGILRTMRAANDAVADLVPVDVVINTTLAAAWYSGAQMHNRPKNIMVYNCTTGGINPFRWGEVEHHVISTFKRNPLEQAFRRPNVNLTTNHLINQYWIAVSHKAPAFLYDLYLRLIGREPRMMKTINRLHKAMMVLEYFTSNSWVWNTENLSMLMARMSPEDKKVFNFDVRQLNWAEYMESYCMGTKKYVLNEDLSGLPAARKHLNKLRNIRYAFNTILVVLFWRVFIARSQMARNIWYFVVSLCFKFLSYFRASSTMRY, encoded by the exons ATGGTGAGCATCCCAGAATACTATGCCGGAAAGAATGTGCTGATCACCGGTGCAACTGGCTTCATGGGCAAG GTGCTCCTGGAGAAGCTGCTGAGGTCCTGCCCGCAGGTGCGCTCCGTCTACGTGATGGTCCGGCCCAAAGCGGGCCAGTCTCCCCAGACCCGCATCGCAGACGTCATCAACTCCAAG TTGTTTGACAGGTTGCAGGAGGAGCAGCCAGATTTTGCGGAGAAGATCATTGCAGTGAACAGCGACCTCACACAGAAGGACCTGAACCTCAGCAAAGAGGACCAGGCCACCCTGGCCGAACACATCCACATCGTCTTCCACTGGGCCGCCACTGTTCGCTTTAATGAGCCTCTCAA GGATGCATTTCAACTGAATGTCTTGGCCACCCAAAAGATGGTGACGCTGGCCCACAGTATGAAGCACCTGGAGGTGTTTCTCCACGTCTCCACAGCCTATGCCAACTGTGACCGGGAGCTCATCGAGGAAGTGGTCTATACCCCACCCGTTGACTACAGGAAGCTCATTGAGAGCCTGGA CTGGATGGATGAGAAGATGGTGTCAGCGCTGACTCCCAAGCTGCTCGGGAAGCGCCCCAACACCTACACCTTCACAAAGGCCCTGGCTGAGCACCTGGTGCAGCAGGAGGCCGGGAGCCTGAACGTGGCCATCGTCAGACCCTCCATAGTGGGAGCCAGCTGGAAGGAGCCCTTCCCT ggGTGGATTGATAACTTTAATGGACCCAGTGGAATATTCATTGCT GCCGGTAAGGGCATCCTGCGGACAATGCGGGCCGCCAACGACGCGGTGGCGGACCTGGTGCCGGTGGACGTGGTCATCAACACCACACTGGCGGCCGCCTGGTACTCTGGAGCACAGATGCACAACAG GCCCAAGAACATCATGGTGTACAACTGCACCACTGGGGGAATTAACCCTTTCCGCTGGGGAGAAGTTG AGCACCATGTAATATCCACGTTCAAGAGGAACCCGCTTGAGCAGGCTTTCAGACGTCCCAATGTTAATCTCACAACAAATCACCTAATCAATCAGTATTGGATTGCCGTGAGCCACAAGGCTCCAGCTTTCCTCTATGATCTGTACCTCAGGTTGATTGGACGAGAGCCAAG GATGATGAAGACGATCAATCGTCTGCACAAAGCCATGATGGTGTTGGAGTACTTCACCAGCAACTCCTGGGTCTGGAACACTGAGAACCTGAGTATGCTCATGGCTCGAATGAGCCCAGAAGATAAGAAG GTGTTCAACTTTGACGTGCGCCAGCTGAACTGGGCAGAGTACATGGAGAGCTACTGCATGGGCACCAAGAAGTACGTCCTCAACGAGGACCTGTCGGGACTCCCCGCTGCACGCAAACATCTCAACAA ACTGAGGAACATCCGCTatgccttcaacaccatcctGGTGGTGCTCTTTTGGCGTGTCTTCATCGCACGCTCCCAGATGGCCAGGAACATCTGGTACTTTGTGGTCAGCCTGTGCTTCAAGTTCCTCTCCTACTTCCGGGCTTCCTCCACCATGAGATACTAA
- the dkk3b gene encoding dickkopf-related protein 3b isoform X1 has protein sequence MQSVVLLLNLGFSLLVAGGSVEDAVERGPVSLNDMFREVEMLMEDTQQMLEEAVDQISTESAKSSLSSLALPGTFHNYTFTNDKESNNGTRESHLSHAHVEISSQWNNVDHECMIDEDCGDTRYCFYEIEKSKCLPCIPTDMPCTKDEECCSDQMCVWGQCTEDATSGTEGTICQSQSDCRPDLCCAFQRELLFPVCNPRPEKGESCVNHPNLLMDLLSWDTDGPRDHCPCAGELQCQPHGRGFHCGE, from the exons ATGCAGTCGGTCGTGTTGCTTCTGAATTTGGGCTTTTCTTTGCTTGTGGCTGGAGGAAGCGTCGAGGATGCCGTGGAGCGTGGACCAGTGAGTCTGAATGACATGTTTCGAGAGGTGGAGATGCTGATGGAGGACACACAACAGATGTTGGAGGAGGCTGTAGATCAG ATATCTACGGAGAGTGCCAAATCATCCCTATCGTCACTGGCTCTACCCGGTACCTTTCACAACTACACTTTTACAAACGACAAG GAAAGTAATAATGGCACAAGAGAGTCTCACCTTTCACATGCCCATGTGGAGATCTCCAGCCAGTGGAACAATGTCGATCAT GAGTGCATGATAGATGAAGACTGTGGCGACACGAGATACTGCTTCTATGAGATTGAAAAGTCCAAGTGTCTGCCATGCATCCCGACTGATATG CCCTGCACTAAAGATGAGGAGTGCTGCTCAGATCAGATGTGTGTATGGGGTCAATGTACAGAGGATGCGACCAGTGGAACAGAGGGAACCATCTGTCAGTCCCAGAGTGACTGCAGGCCAGACCTCTGCTGTGCCTTCCAACGAG AGCTGCTGTTCCCTGTGTGCAACCCCAGGCCAGAGAAAGGCGAGTCCTGTGTGAACCACCCCAACCTGTTGATGGATCTGCTGTCCTGGGACACGGACGGGCCCCGTGACCACTGCCCGTGTGCTGGAGAGCTCCAGTGCCAACCTCATGG GCGTGGATTTCATTGTGGAGAGTAG
- the dkk3b gene encoding dickkopf-related protein 3b isoform X2: MQSVVLLLNLGFSLLVAGGSVEDAVERGPVSLNDMFREVEMLMEDTQQMLEEAVDQISTESAKSSLSSLALPGTFHNYTFTNDKESNNGTRESHLSHAHVEISSQWNNVDHCMIDEDCGDTRYCFYEIEKSKCLPCIPTDMPCTKDEECCSDQMCVWGQCTEDATSGTEGTICQSQSDCRPDLCCAFQRELLFPVCNPRPEKGESCVNHPNLLMDLLSWDTDGPRDHCPCAGELQCQPHGRGFHCGE, translated from the exons ATGCAGTCGGTCGTGTTGCTTCTGAATTTGGGCTTTTCTTTGCTTGTGGCTGGAGGAAGCGTCGAGGATGCCGTGGAGCGTGGACCAGTGAGTCTGAATGACATGTTTCGAGAGGTGGAGATGCTGATGGAGGACACACAACAGATGTTGGAGGAGGCTGTAGATCAG ATATCTACGGAGAGTGCCAAATCATCCCTATCGTCACTGGCTCTACCCGGTACCTTTCACAACTACACTTTTACAAACGACAAG GAAAGTAATAATGGCACAAGAGAGTCTCACCTTTCACATGCCCATGTGGAGATCTCCAGCCAGTGGAACAATGTCGATCAT TGCATGATAGATGAAGACTGTGGCGACACGAGATACTGCTTCTATGAGATTGAAAAGTCCAAGTGTCTGCCATGCATCCCGACTGATATG CCCTGCACTAAAGATGAGGAGTGCTGCTCAGATCAGATGTGTGTATGGGGTCAATGTACAGAGGATGCGACCAGTGGAACAGAGGGAACCATCTGTCAGTCCCAGAGTGACTGCAGGCCAGACCTCTGCTGTGCCTTCCAACGAG AGCTGCTGTTCCCTGTGTGCAACCCCAGGCCAGAGAAAGGCGAGTCCTGTGTGAACCACCCCAACCTGTTGATGGATCTGCTGTCCTGGGACACGGACGGGCCCCGTGACCACTGCCCGTGTGCTGGAGAGCTCCAGTGCCAACCTCATGG GCGTGGATTTCATTGTGGAGAGTAG